A segment of the Siphonobacter curvatus genome:
CAGCAGGAGCAGGCCCGCTCCGAGTTGTTTGAAATACTTCATGGTGGGATGTTTAGGCGGTACTAGTTCGAGCAGTTTAGCAGGAAAGATACGTCAGAAACGTTGCTCTCCTGCTAAATTCAAGATCATATTATTGCAAAGGCCAGCCGATCCGATCCAGGATAAAAGCGTACTGAAAAGCCACTTCCTTGAGGTAATCAAATCGTCCGGTAGCCCCGCCGTGACCGGAACCCATATTGATTTTCAGTAGCGTCAGGTTCTGGTCCGTTTTGAGGGTACGCAGCTTGGCGACCCATTTGGCGGGTTCGTGGAAACCTACCTGCGAATCGTTCAATCCGCCCGTAGCCAAAATATTCGGATAGGCCTGAGCTTTCAGGTTATCGTAAGGCGAATACTGCCGGATGTAATCATAATCCGCCTTGACGGTTGGGTTGCCCCACTGCTCGTATTCCTGGGTTGTCAGCGGCAGACTGGTATCCAGCATGGTATTGATGACATCCACAAACGGCACTTCGGCAATAACTACGCGGAATAGCTCGGGCCGCAGGTTCACGACGGCACCCATCAGCAGTCCTCCGGCACTACCGCCTTGAATGGCGAAACGATCGGAAGCCGTATATTTTTCCCGAATCAGGTACTCGGCACAGGCGATGAAATCCGTGAAGGAGTTCATCTTTTTCTGCAGTTTGCCGTCCTCGTACCACTGTTCGCCCAGGTCACTGCCCCCACGAATCTGAGCAATGGCGTACACGAATCCCCGATCAACCAGACTGAATACATCGGAATCGAAATACGCATCCGAAGAATACCCGTACGAGCCATAGCCGGTCATCAATACCGGATTTTTGCCGTCTAGCTCCAATCCTTTTTTGTGGACAACGGCCATCGGCACCTTCACGCCATCGGGAGCCGTGGCCCAGAGACGTTTCACTTCGTAGGCCTCCGCATCGAAACCACCGGGTACTTCTTTTTGCTTGAGTTTCGTCGTAGCTCCAGTAGTCATGTCGTACTCAAACGTACTCATGGGCCGGTTGAGCGAAGTATACCCGTAGCGGATTTTAGTTGATTTGAAGTCGGGTAAACCCATCGAAAAGGCCGAATACACGGGCTCCGGAAACTGAATGGATTTCGTTGTACCAGTAGTTAACTCCCGGATTCGCATTTCCAGCAAGCCTTCGTTGCGTACTTCAATCACCAGATAATTTTCGTACACATCCGTATCCTCAATTTTCACCTTCGGATCGTGCGGTACGATTTCCTTCCAGTTTTTCCGATCCGTATAGTCCTTGCGGGGCAATTCGTAAATTTTCTGGTTGAGATTCTGCTTGTCTTTGTACGTCAGATAAAAGTGTTGCGGATGGACATCGACTCCGTACATTACGTCTTTCTGACGCGGTAGGAATACTTCAAACTTACCTTCGGGCTGACTGGTCGGCAACAGTTGTACCTCCGAAGTCGTATAGCTGCCCGAGGAAAGGATGATAAACTCTTTCGACTTTGAACGACCGACACCCAGTGTAAAAAGAGCATCTTTTTCTTCGTACAACAGCACATCCTTGGTTTTAGAACCCAGCGTATGCCGGTACAGCCGGTAGGGCCGCAGTGCTTCGTCGTACCTAAGATAATAGATGGTTTTGTTATCCGTACCCCACACAAAACCACTGATATCATCGATTTCATCCGGCAGGATCTGGCCCGTGCGGAGGTCTTTGATTTTGAGCGTAAACTCGGCGTAGGAACCCGTGGTATTACTTTGGAAAGCCAGTAGGTTTTGGTCTTCGCTCATCTGAATTCCCGCCAGAATGAAGGCTTCATGTCCTTCCGCTAGTTCATTTCCGTCGAGCGTCACTTCCTCAGGAGCCGACAAACTACCTTTCTTCCGGCAATTGATGGCGTACTGTTTGCCCGTTTCGGTGCGGGAGTAGTAATAGCATCCGTTAATGAATACGGGAACTGACTGATCATCTTCCTTGATCCGGCTCCGCATTTCTTTGTATAATTTTTCCTGAAAAGGCTTAGTGGGTGCCATCACCGTATCGGCGTAGGCGTTTTCGGCTTTCAGGTACTGAATCACTTCTGGATTTTTCTTGTCCTTTAGCCAGAAAAAATCATCGACCCGCTCATACCCGTGTTCGGTAAACGTTTGGGGTTTCTTGGGGGCGATGGGTGGTTTAGGATAAGCGTCTTGATTGGCCACGGGATTTAATTCTTTGGTGGATGAAGAGGTACAGGAAAAAACAGCTGCACCCCAACTTAAAGACAGAGCAACGTAGAAAAGTTTCATGGGGCTAAGGTTTGACAAGGAGCCATACGAATCAGTACGTTGAAAAGGTACGTAGATTTTCCACTTCTGCTGATAACTTCCCCTATTTATACAAAAAGGAGCCCTTTTACCGGGCTCCTTTTTATTGGTATCATTCTAGTCAGATGCTACTTCACGACCACTAGTTTTCCTTGCATCAACGTGTGGTGACCGGGATACGTACACACGTAAGTATACGTACCCGGCTGCGTGGGAGCCGTAAAGTACAGGCTTTCGGAGCTTTCTGGTTGTAACAGATTCGTGTGAAAAAGCACTTTGGGCGAGTTGGGTACGTACTGCATATCGGGACCTTTCAGACCTAAACCGATGGCCTTCTGCCCTACTTCATCTACCGAACCCGGAGCAACAATGACGCAGTTGTGCGTCATGTCATCATTGTTGTTGAAGACGAGTTTCACCTTTGCTCCCGCTTTTACCTGCAATTCCGTCACGTCAAATTTCAGTCCAGGTTTCGTACCGATCGTCAGTACCTGATCGGGTGCGGCCCAGTCAGCGGGCATTTCCGTTACGCGTTTTTTCGAAGTTACTTTTCCAGTCGAAGTCGTTTTGCCCGTACTGGCCTGCATGGCCCCGTGCTCGTGGTTCATCGGAGCAGCCGTAGCTTTAAAAGGCGTAAACTGCGAGGCAGCCACCTGATCGCCCGGAGCAACGGCATTCAGCGTATAATACCCCACCGGGTGCAGTACCGATTCCTGATCAGCCGATTTTACGCCTTCGGGCTTGATTTCGTAAATGTAGTGCTTGCGGAAACTACCGTCCAGTACCAACCGAGCCTTGCGACCGTCCGCCGATACGACAATGCCTTTGATACTACTTTCTTCGGTATTAATGATCGGACTGCCGTACTGATGGTGGTACTTGTAGGTAAAGCTGGCTACCTTGTAGTTGGCCGGATTAGCGGCCGTTTCCTTATCTACGGGTTTCGTAAATACAATCTCGAACCCATCGGGTTTGGAGTGAATCTCCTGCATTTCGAAGGGCGTTTTACCCGACCATACCAGTCGCTGAATGGCGTACGGAGCCTTTCCGGTGGAAGACCAGCCGCGGCTTGTCATTCCGCCTACTAGCGAACCATCCAGTCCCCATTCCAGTCGCAGCAGACCCGAAGCCCAGCCTTCCCGGAAGGGGAAACAGGCTCCCTGATACTCACCATTCACTTTTTCGAGTTGCATCCGCATCACTTTCGAGTGCCCCTGGTCACCCACGAAATACTGACCTTTGAAATGCGGCCCCAGATATCCGTTCACATCTTCGACCATACCTGCGGTCGAAATTCCCATCAATACGTGTGGAAACCAGCAGGCCGGATACTGATAATGCGGAATTTTCTCACCCGCCGTTGCTACTGGCTCGCCCGTATCGGGAAGCTGGTCTTTGGTGAGTTTGAGCGGAGAGGCCGGATCAGAGGTCCATTTCAAACTTTCCCCGTGACCGTTGAAACTGCCTTTTTTCAATTGCGAAACTTTTCCCGAAGCGACCCAGTCTCCCTGGTTTTCTGAGTAAAACAGATCGCCGGAAGAGTTGATCAGGTAACTCGAAGGTGAGCGAAGACCCGCCGAAATCGGCTCGATTTTACCCTCGGGTGAAATCTTGACCAGCCAACCCCGCCACTTGGTCAGGCTGGCTCCGTAGCCCACCCAGCCCACGTTCAGCGTCACGAGCATATTACCGTCCGCATCAAACACGGGACCGTAGCTATACTCGTGGTAATTTCCCACAATAGGCAATGACGTTACGGCTTCGTAAACGTCGGCCCGGCCATCGCCGTCTTCATCCGTAATTTTCGTGAGTTCGCCGCGGTTTGAGGTATAGAAGGAACCATTGCGATACGTTAGTCCCAGGGGTTCGTGCAGCCCCTGAGCAAAGCGTTTGTAATAGGGTTGCGTTCCGTCTTTCTGGTACGGGTTTTCGATCATCCAGATTTCACCCCGCCGGGTGGCTACGGCCATGCGGCCGTCGGGCAGGATGGTCATCCCCCCCACTTCCAGAATGGCATCCTCGGGCAGGGGCAACGTACGCAACTGGTAGAAATCGTTCTCAGTTAAGGGTTTCTGGGCAAACGAAGCGTTTACCGCAAGTAACGAAGCTATGGCTAGGGAGCAGAATATCTTTTTCATAGGAATGCGTAAGCGATTACTAATGATCCTTTTGTCGGGGTCCGATGTCTTACCAAATCAATTCGTATTGCACGGACGGACTGCCCGATACGCGTAATTCCTGCCCGCCGTTGTTTGTCACTACCTGAGCTTTCGCTCCCGTTTGAACGTAGTAGTCACCATCAATCAGGTACAGGCCTTTGCTGAGGGCGGTAATCGTTTTTCCCTTCGCCAGTCGGTAAGCCAAATTCGATCCATCTTTGAGCGAAACGGTGCGGCTCAGGCCCCGTCCATTTTCATAGGGACGAATGAAATCCGTAAATTCTCCACCCGCCAGCTGGTACCGGAAGGTTGGATGGCCCACTTCGTCGAGGCGATAGCCTTTGTAAACCAGTCCTGCCGTTGAATCGGGCGTGGTACTGCCCGCCATTCCCAGCGGACTTGTTCCCCACAGAGCCAATACGGGTGATCCCAGCGGACTAGCCGTCTGGGCTTCGCCGCGTTCGTGCCAAGCGTCGCTCATGTTGATAAACGCACCCCGCCAGCTCATCAGTACCGTGGCCTGATCGAGATCATAGCTGTAGTGTACGCCCGAGGGATCCCCTAAATGCAACACGCGAAGTTTCTTGTGACCGTCGCCTTCGTTGTAACCCGGCATGTACACAAACGAACGCACCTGCTCGACCTGGTCGCGGGGATGTACCGTAATGACGGGTACGGGGTCCGTATCGGGTACGGAGCCAAAGCCGTGTAATTCCTGCAAATGAGACCCTTTCCGTTGCACATACAGCCCCAGTACTTTGGGCAGCCAGGATTTATTTTTGGCGTGGAGTAAGGTAAACTTATGTTCCCCGGCGGTTAGCGGTACATCGATAGTACGGGGCTTGTCGAAGGACAGTTCGCCATCGAACACCGTCCGGCCATCGATGATGAGTTGTCCCAGTTCCATCCATTGCAAAATAAACTGGTAATTATCCGCTTCGGGAGCCTGGATCGTTCCGTTGAATACAATGAGGAAATCAGACCTTCCGTCGGCCAGTACGCTGCTGAGTTTTTCGGCGGTACCCGTCCGTACGGGTTTCGCCTTCATCGTATCCAGCTTGGGAATGGTATTAAATTTACCCGTATAAAATGTATACTGAACTGGACCCACCGTGACGGGGGCCTTGTCGAGTAACTCCATCGAAATATTTCGCAATGCTACCGGACCATGATCGCCCTGGAAGGCCAACGGTCCACGAGCTTTTTCATCCGTAAACAAAGCGGCCCGCGTGGGTCCGAATACTTCCAGATTCTGGTGAACAATCGTACCATTCAGTACTACTTTCACAAACCGGGCATTCGCGATTTTCTTGCCGGAACCATCAAACTTCGGAGCCTCGAACTCCACTTCCAGGTGTTGCCACAGGCCGGGAGCTTTGGCGGCATTCATGCGGGGCGGGTGGCCTTCGTAACCGTTGGGCTTCCGGTTTTCGTCCCAGCGTTCGTAGATACCCCCGCAGTCAGAAGCTTTCGGGTGTTGCACACCCCAACTATCGTACAACTGCACTTCGTAACGGCCCATCAGGTACACGCCTGAGTTGGCCCCCTGCGGTAACATGAAATCCAGACTCAGTTTCAGATCGCCGTGTTCGGTATTCGTCACCAGATAATCGGTCTGACTGCTTCCTTTGCCCGGTGTTGCCAGCAGTACGCCGGTTCCCTTTTGTCCTTTTAGAGCCGCGTCTTTGGGAGAACCCGTTACGCCTCCGACAATACTCCAGGTTTTGGTGGGATTTTTAAAAGCGGATACGTCCGTCAGCGGTAAAGGCGTCTGAGCAGAGAGGGCTGTCCAGCAACCCATACTTAAGCCCAACATCCACCGCCACTTGGTTTCATTTTTCGGTAACAAGTTGATTTTCATTGTAACTAGGTTTTGAAAAAACGTATCTTACTGCATTTTACGCACGAACACCCCAGATCATCCGGGGTGTTCGTAACGTTCGATAAACGAATCGATTCTTTACCAGAAAATCGCGTACAGAATAACAACCAACAGCATAATAATGGTAGCTCCAACGGCAAAGGTCGAATTCACTTTGAACATCTTGGAGTCAATTTCCAGGCCTTTGTTGCTTGGTTTTTGCAGGCCTAGCAGAATCATTACCGCCACGCAAATCAGAAACACAAAGCCCATCGTATCCAGGAACGGAATCGTATACACGCCGTCGGCCCCTTTCACGGCGAAGCCCAGCGGAGCCAGGAACTCCAGGTTTACCAGATTCGGCAGCGAGTACTTAAAGAACAGCGAAAGCAGGAACCCGCCCACGATGGCGAATAACGCCCCGGCTGAGTTCGTTTTCTTCCAGAAAAAGCCCAGAATGAAGGCGGCAAAAACGCCCGGAGACACCAGACCCGTCATTTCCTGAATAAACTGGAAGCCCCCCTTTTTATCAATACCCATGTAGGGCGAAACTAAGATGGCAATAACCATAGCGACCCAGATCGTTACGCGACCGATGCCTACCAGTTGCTTTTCACTAGCCTCAGGAGCAATGTATTTTTTGTAAATATCCAGCGTAAAGATCGTTGAAATCGAGTTGGCTTTACCGGCCAGCGAGGCTACTACTGCCGCCGTCAGAGCCGCAAAGGAAAGACCTTTCAAACCCGTAGGTAAGAGATTCAATAATACGGGATACGCGTGATCTTTATTGACCTCACCCGTGGCATCGAGCATTTCCTGCTGGAATAATCCCTTCTGGTACAGCGTATACGCCGCAATACCGGGCAGTACTACAATAATCGGCATCAGTAACTTCAGGAACGCGGCAAACAGAATACCTTCGCGAGCCGTCTTCAGATCGGCTCCCAAAGCCCGTTGCGTAATATATTGATTGCAACCCCAGTAGTTCAGGTTAACAATCCACATCCCACCGATCAGTACCGTTAAACCGGGTAGTGAAGCGTAATGCGGGTGATCTTTCGGGAAGATCATGTGGAAGTGATCCGCCGATTGCGTCAGCATCAGATCGAAACCTTGTAATAGACCTTCCGTACCGTTTTCCGTCGATACCAGGTTGATGGCCAGGTACGTGGTGGCCAAACCACCCATGATGAGGAAGAACACCTGAATTACGTCGGTAAAGCCGATTACTTTCATCCCACCGATAGTGATGATGACGGCGAAAACGGCCAGCCCAATCATACAGGCTGTGAAATTCAGACCCGAGATCGTAGATACGGCCAGAGCACCCAGGAATAAGATCGACGTCAGGTTTACTAGCACGTACAAGAACAGCCAGAAAATGGCCATAATCATGGATACCGTGTTGTTATACCGCTGCGTCAGAAACTGCGGCATCGTGAAAATCCGGTTCTTCAAATAAATCGGCATGAAGAAGACGGCGACAACAATCAGCGTAGCGGCCGCCATCCACTCGTAGGTGGCGATGGCCAGACCCATGGCAAATCCGTCTCCGGATGCTCCGATGAATTGTTCGGCTGAGATGTTGGAGGCGATGAGTGAAGAACCGATGGCCCACCAGGTGAGTGACCCCTCGGCCAGGAAGAAATCAGTAGTAGAAATGTTGGCGGATTGCTTCTTTTTGTAGATGTAATAACCATATCCGGCCACAATCAAAAAGTACACCAGAAATACTATATAATCGAGGGCTTCCAGCTGTTTGTTGGGCATTAGTAAAGAGCATTAAGAAGTACAGTAGCATAAAAAATCCTCGAAAATTACTCTTTTCTTGCTGTTTCGCTTAATAGTAATAGGGATTTCGCGGAATAAGTCAATTATCACCGCTATATAACTGTATTTCCCTGCGTTTTGTACTATCATTTTTTTTGTGAACCTTGTACGGAGTTAAGGGAACATTATCATTTTTCAAGTCATTTTGTCCAACCCTATCCCATGGAATTTATATCCATTGCCTTCATTGGTCTGCTCGGAGCTGCCGCTGGTTTTGGCGGAGCTGCCCTACTCGGCCGCTTTCGGAATGTTCGGGAAAAAGAAATCCGCTCGGAATCGACGGTACTGCTCGAACGAATTGAGAAGGTATTCAAAGTCGTGCTCGCCGAAGGTCATTTCTCCGAAATTCACGACTATACGGATCGGAAAGACCTGTTTATGGGCCTGAAAGCCGGTTCGAAAAAAGCCCTGATTGTTACCAAAGCCAAGGTACTGGTCGGGTACGATTTCAGCAAAGTGCTTATTCGTTGGGAAGATGGCGAACGCCGAATGGTCATTGAATCACTACCCGAACCGGAGATTCTCAGTATCGACTCCGATTACAATATCTACGACATTGACCAGGGCATGTTTAATCGCTTTAACAAAGAAGAATATACGAAGCTCCTTTCGGATGCCAAGCAGGTGATTCATAATAAAGCCGTCGCTTCGGAATTGCCGCAGGTAGCCCAGCGACAAATTCGGATTTTACTCAATCAACTGGCTGATACCTCGGGTTGGAAAATCGATTACCAGTTGCACGAAGCTCCGACTTTATTAACACAAAAGCCGCTCTGAAACAGAACGGCTTTTGTCTTCCCACTTGTTACGCGGAAAGCACTGCTCCAAACTTCCGGTACAGAGACCAGCACACCGGGAATCTATTGCTTCATAACGTAGCCAATGTTACGAGTGAGCACTGCTTTCGCTGCAAAAGTCTCACTGAATCCCTGACTTTCTCATGAGATCACTCGTAACACGGACTGACTTTTATCATTGAAAGCTATTCGATGGTATTGGCTCGCTGCACGTACTGGCGGAGGGTTTCCCGCTGGGCCTGATAGGTTTCAACGCTTTTGTTGAGTACTATTTTTTTAGAACTGCTTCCGAGGATCGCCCCAATGATGGCCCCGGGAATGATGCATACCGTTCCCAGAACTGTCGATTTTGTATCAGCCGTCAGGCTAAGCAGTCCTCCTTTTCTATCATCTCCCAACGCCTGGCCCCAAATGGCTCCAGTGGCTATTCCTCCTAACATTCCCAATAGAATTCCTCGGCCTATTTTACCCTTTCGACGAATGCGTACGAATTCAAGCTGCTCGACGGGCATTCGAATCAGTACCTCAGACGACCTGCGTCTTTTTAAATTCAACGTCGAATCGCCCAGGCTTTGAAAAATGTAGGGAGCGTAGGGTCTGACGTCTGGTGATACCCTGGCATAAAACTGAACGATATACGGAATACGGCTCTTCGCCAGTGAATCGGTTTGCACCTGAGCCCAGGCCGTACTTCCTAAAAAAAATAATACTCCTGTAATGATCCCTCTCATACGGTAGCTGACGCCTCCTCGCTAACCAGTTGCTCCAAAAATTCAACCAGTAGTCGTACGCCATAGGCCGTACCTGCCCGCTGTGGAGCAAAGTCCGTATCACCATAAGCGGTACCGGCAATATCGAGGTGAACCCAGGCGGGATGCTCATTCGTGAATACTTCCAGGAATTTGGCAGCAGCAATGGCCTGCGAATGCGGCAGTCCCGAGAAATTACGGATGTCCGCTACATCGGATTTCAGGTGATCGGCGTACGCTTCCCACATCGGTAACCGCCAGAGCCGCTCGCCCGTATGCTCGCCCGCCCGCTTGAGCTGTTTGCCCAGCGAGTTATTTTCGGTAAACATACCCGCGGCGTGATACCCCAGCGTACGAATAATACTGCCCGTTAGCGTAGCCAAATCAATGACTACGTCCGGATTAAAGTTTTTGATGGCATAGGCCAGACCGTCCGCCAAAATCAGTCGCCCCTCGGCGTCGGTATCGGTTACTTCGATGGTCTTTCCGGCGTAGGAGGTAATCACGTCGCCGGGTTTCATGCTCTCGCCATCCACGCTGTTTTCGGTGGTGGGCACTATACCGATCAGTCGCACGGGTAGTTTCAGACGGGCAACGGCTTCCATCGTGCCCAACACGGCGGCCGCTCCGCCCATGTCCGATTTCATCAGGTGCATGTTTTCGGAGGGCTTGATGGAAATTCCGCCTGTATCGAAGGTA
Coding sequences within it:
- a CDS encoding sodium/sugar symporter — its product is MPNKQLEALDYIVFLVYFLIVAGYGYYIYKKKQSANISTTDFFLAEGSLTWWAIGSSLIASNISAEQFIGASGDGFAMGLAIATYEWMAAATLIVVAVFFMPIYLKNRIFTMPQFLTQRYNNTVSMIMAIFWLFLYVLVNLTSILFLGALAVSTISGLNFTACMIGLAVFAVIITIGGMKVIGFTDVIQVFFLIMGGLATTYLAINLVSTENGTEGLLQGFDLMLTQSADHFHMIFPKDHPHYASLPGLTVLIGGMWIVNLNYWGCNQYITQRALGADLKTAREGILFAAFLKLLMPIIVVLPGIAAYTLYQKGLFQQEMLDATGEVNKDHAYPVLLNLLPTGLKGLSFAALTAAVVASLAGKANSISTIFTLDIYKKYIAPEASEKQLVGIGRVTIWVAMVIAILVSPYMGIDKKGGFQFIQEMTGLVSPGVFAAFILGFFWKKTNSAGALFAIVGGFLLSLFFKYSLPNLVNLEFLAPLGFAVKGADGVYTIPFLDTMGFVFLICVAVMILLGLQKPSNKGLEIDSKMFKVNSTFAVGATIIMLLVVILYAIFW
- a CDS encoding plastocyanin/azurin family copper-binding protein; this translates as MKKIFCSLAIASLLAVNASFAQKPLTENDFYQLRTLPLPEDAILEVGGMTILPDGRMAVATRRGEIWMIENPYQKDGTQPYYKRFAQGLHEPLGLTYRNGSFYTSNRGELTKITDEDGDGRADVYEAVTSLPIVGNYHEYSYGPVFDADGNMLVTLNVGWVGYGASLTKWRGWLVKISPEGKIEPISAGLRSPSSYLINSSGDLFYSENQGDWVASGKVSQLKKGSFNGHGESLKWTSDPASPLKLTKDQLPDTGEPVATAGEKIPHYQYPACWFPHVLMGISTAGMVEDVNGYLGPHFKGQYFVGDQGHSKVMRMQLEKVNGEYQGACFPFREGWASGLLRLEWGLDGSLVGGMTSRGWSSTGKAPYAIQRLVWSGKTPFEMQEIHSKPDGFEIVFTKPVDKETAANPANYKVASFTYKYHHQYGSPIINTEESSIKGIVVSADGRKARLVLDGSFRKHYIYEIKPEGVKSADQESVLHPVGYYTLNAVAPGDQVAASQFTPFKATAAPMNHEHGAMQASTGKTTSTGKVTSKKRVTEMPADWAAPDQVLTIGTKPGLKFDVTELQVKAGAKVKLVFNNNDDMTHNCVIVAPGSVDEVGQKAIGLGLKGPDMQYVPNSPKVLFHTNLLQPESSESLYFTAPTQPGTYTYVCTYPGHHTLMQGKLVVVK
- a CDS encoding DUF4230 domain-containing protein; this encodes MEFISIAFIGLLGAAAGFGGAALLGRFRNVREKEIRSESTVLLERIEKVFKVVLAEGHFSEIHDYTDRKDLFMGLKAGSKKALIVTKAKVLVGYDFSKVLIRWEDGERRMVIESLPEPEILSIDSDYNIYDIDQGMFNRFNKEEYTKLLSDAKQVIHNKAVASELPQVAQRQIRILLNQLADTSGWKIDYQLHEAPTLLTQKPL
- a CDS encoding 3-keto-disaccharide hydrolase, with product MKINLLPKNETKWRWMLGLSMGCWTALSAQTPLPLTDVSAFKNPTKTWSIVGGVTGSPKDAALKGQKGTGVLLATPGKGSSQTDYLVTNTEHGDLKLSLDFMLPQGANSGVYLMGRYEVQLYDSWGVQHPKASDCGGIYERWDENRKPNGYEGHPPRMNAAKAPGLWQHLEVEFEAPKFDGSGKKIANARFVKVVLNGTIVHQNLEVFGPTRAALFTDEKARGPLAFQGDHGPVALRNISMELLDKAPVTVGPVQYTFYTGKFNTIPKLDTMKAKPVRTGTAEKLSSVLADGRSDFLIVFNGTIQAPEADNYQFILQWMELGQLIIDGRTVFDGELSFDKPRTIDVPLTAGEHKFTLLHAKNKSWLPKVLGLYVQRKGSHLQELHGFGSVPDTDPVPVITVHPRDQVEQVRSFVYMPGYNEGDGHKKLRVLHLGDPSGVHYSYDLDQATVLMSWRGAFINMSDAWHERGEAQTASPLGSPVLALWGTSPLGMAGSTTPDSTAGLVYKGYRLDEVGHPTFRYQLAGGEFTDFIRPYENGRGLSRTVSLKDGSNLAYRLAKGKTITALSKGLYLIDGDYYVQTGAKAQVVTNNGGQELRVSGSPSVQYELIW
- a CDS encoding S9 family peptidase, translated to MKLFYVALSLSWGAAVFSCTSSSTKELNPVANQDAYPKPPIAPKKPQTFTEHGYERVDDFFWLKDKKNPEVIQYLKAENAYADTVMAPTKPFQEKLYKEMRSRIKEDDQSVPVFINGCYYYSRTETGKQYAINCRKKGSLSAPEEVTLDGNELAEGHEAFILAGIQMSEDQNLLAFQSNTTGSYAEFTLKIKDLRTGQILPDEIDDISGFVWGTDNKTIYYLRYDEALRPYRLYRHTLGSKTKDVLLYEEKDALFTLGVGRSKSKEFIILSSGSYTTSEVQLLPTSQPEGKFEVFLPRQKDVMYGVDVHPQHFYLTYKDKQNLNQKIYELPRKDYTDRKNWKEIVPHDPKVKIEDTDVYENYLVIEVRNEGLLEMRIRELTTGTTKSIQFPEPVYSAFSMGLPDFKSTKIRYGYTSLNRPMSTFEYDMTTGATTKLKQKEVPGGFDAEAYEVKRLWATAPDGVKVPMAVVHKKGLELDGKNPVLMTGYGSYGYSSDAYFDSDVFSLVDRGFVYAIAQIRGGSDLGEQWYEDGKLQKKMNSFTDFIACAEYLIREKYTASDRFAIQGGSAGGLLMGAVVNLRPELFRVVIAEVPFVDVINTMLDTSLPLTTQEYEQWGNPTVKADYDYIRQYSPYDNLKAQAYPNILATGGLNDSQVGFHEPAKWVAKLRTLKTDQNLTLLKINMGSGHGGATGRFDYLKEVAFQYAFILDRIGWPLQ